Proteins encoded within one genomic window of Triticum aestivum cultivar Chinese Spring chromosome 2D, IWGSC CS RefSeq v2.1, whole genome shotgun sequence:
- the LOC123054011 gene encoding beta-glucosidase 16: protein MAAATAMAMLAALAILAPTARGLDRAEFPPGFLFGAATSSYQIEGAYLEDGKGLSNWDVFTHTQSREINDGRNGDVADDHYHRYMEDVEIMHDLGVNSYRFSISWARVLPRGRLGGVNSAAIAFYDHLIAALLQKGIEPFVTLHHFDLPHELETRYGGWLGAGIREEFDHYADVCFKAFGDRVKFWTTLNEPNLFTKFAYMLGHYPPKHCSPPFGTCNSGNSHREPYVAAHNMIMSHAAAVDNYKRNYQATQGGSIGIVIAMKWYEPLTNSTEDIMAARRALSFEVDWFLDPIFFGDYPREMREMLSSNLPKFTSEEKRLLQNKADFIGVNHYTAIYAKDCISSPCDIKTYEGNAMVQAVGERDGVAIGRPTAFHGYYDVPEGMELIVRYVNQRYKNTPVYITENGYSQLSDNSMEDLMNDVGRVNYLQGYLTCISSAVRKGANLHGYFVWSLMDNFEWGFGFTVRFGIYHVDFETQERTPKMSGKWYRDFLTGSRPVDQAQTLRADS from the exons ATGGCCGCGGCGACGGCAATGGCCATGCTGGCGGCGCTGGCGATCCTCGCGCCGACGGCGAGGGGGCTCGACCGCGCCGAGTTCCCGCCTGGCTTCCTCTTTGGCGCCGCCACGTCTTCTTACCAG ATCGAGGGCGCGTACCTGGAGGACGGCAAGGGCCTCAGCAACTGGGATGTCTTCACCCACACGCAGT CTAGGGAAATCAACGATGGACGGAACGGGGACGTGGCGGATGACCACTACCACCGTTACATG GAAGACGTGGAGATCATGCATGATCTGGGTGTCAACTCCTACAGGTTCTCGATCTCATGGGCGAGAGTCCTACCAA GAGGCCGGCTTGGAGGCGTTAATTCGGCTGCAATCGCTTTCTACGACCACCTGATCGCCGCGCTCCTTCAGAAAG GGATAGAGCCGTTCGTGACGCTGCATCACTTCGATCTGCCGCACGAGCTGGAGACCCGGTACGGCGGTTGGCTGGGCGCCGGAATCAG GGAGGAGTTCGACCACTACGCGGACGTGTGCTTCAAGGCGTTCGGCGACCGGGTCAAGTTCTGGACCACGCTCAACGAGCCCAACCTCTTCACCAAGTTCGCCTACATGCTGGGCCACTACCCGCCCAAGCACTGCTCCCCGCCGTTCGGGACCTGCAACAGCGGCAACTCTCACAGGGAGCCCTACGTCGCCGCGCATAACATGATCATGTCGCACGCCGCCGCCGTCGACAACTACAAGAGGAACTATCAG GCAACGCAAGGCGGGTCGATCGGGATTGTGATCGCCATGAAATGGTATGAGCCGCTGACCAACTCCACGGAGGATATCATGGCTGCAAGACGTGCGCTGTCCTTTGAGGTGGACTG gTTTCTGGATCCGATATTCTTTGGCGACTATCCCAGAGAAATGCGTGAGATGCTGTCATCAAACTTACCAAAGTTCACGTCGGAGGAGAAGAGGTTACTACAGAACAAGGCGGATTTTATCGGGGTAAACCATTACACGGCGATCTACGCCAAGGATTGCATCTCTTCTCCATGCGACATTAAGACCTACGAGGGAAATGCAATGGTCCAAGCTGTAGGCGAAAGAGACGGCGTCGCAATTGGAAGACCA ACTGCATTCCATGGTTACTATGATGTTCCTGAAGGTATGGAGCTGATCGTCAGGTATGTCAATCAGCGATACAAGAACACGCCTGTCTACATTACTGAAAATG GCTACTCGCAGCTTAGCGATAACAGTATGGAGGACTTGATGAATGACGTTGGAAGAGTGAACTACCTGCAGGGTTATCTCACATGTATCTCTTCAGCAGTCAG GAAAGGAGCAAACTTGCATGGCTACTTCGTGTGGAGCCTCATGGACAACTTCGAGTGGGGTTTCGGTTTCACCGTGAGGTTTGGGATTTATCACGTGGATTTTGAAACACAAGAGAGGACTCCAAAGATGTCAGGGAAGTGGTATCGAGACTTCCTCACGGGCTCTAGGCCGGTGGACCAAGCGCAGACGCTAAGAGCAGATTCATGA